A stretch of Flavobacterium sp. N2270 DNA encodes these proteins:
- the hisS gene encoding histidine--tRNA ligase yields the protein MAQKPSIPKGTRDFSPAEVAKRNYIFSIIKSNFEKFGFQPIETPSFENSETLMGKYGEEGDRLIFKILNSGDYLAKADATHIENKDSLKLTSQISEKALRYDLTVPFARYVVQHQNEIEFPFKRYQIQPVWRADRPQKGRFREFFQCDADVVGSNSLWQEVELVQLYDSVFSELGLNGVIIKINNRKILSGIAEVIGASDKLIDFTVALDKLDKIGEDGVKKEMLEKGISEEAIVKVQPLFNFTGSITEKIEKLAALLSTSEEGMKGVEELTFICENVTELGLQTANLDLDVTLARGLNYYTGAIFEVAAPKGVAMGSIGGGGRYDDLTGIFGLKNMSGVGISFGLDRIALVIEELQLFPETVTATSKALFLNFGDTEAKYAMQAISQLRKNGIKVEMYPDNIKIGKQFQHADKRGIPFAVLVGEDEMNNQQYSLKNLASGEQQKVDLATLVTLLQ from the coding sequence ATGGCTCAAAAACCAAGTATACCAAAAGGAACACGCGATTTTTCTCCAGCAGAAGTAGCAAAGCGTAACTATATATTTTCAATCATTAAATCTAATTTCGAAAAATTCGGATTTCAACCAATAGAAACGCCATCTTTTGAAAATTCAGAAACCTTAATGGGGAAATATGGTGAAGAAGGCGACCGATTGATTTTTAAAATTTTGAATTCTGGTGATTATTTAGCTAAAGCTGATGCAACACATATAGAAAATAAAGACAGTTTAAAATTAACTTCTCAAATTTCAGAAAAAGCACTGCGTTACGATTTAACCGTTCCGTTTGCACGCTACGTAGTACAACACCAAAACGAAATAGAATTTCCGTTTAAACGTTACCAAATTCAACCGGTTTGGAGAGCAGATCGTCCACAAAAAGGCCGTTTTAGAGAATTTTTTCAATGCGATGCTGATGTTGTAGGTTCAAATTCGCTTTGGCAAGAAGTAGAATTAGTACAATTATACGATTCGGTTTTCTCTGAATTAGGATTAAACGGTGTTATTATTAAAATTAACAACAGAAAAATATTATCTGGAATTGCTGAGGTTATTGGAGCTTCTGATAAACTAATAGATTTTACAGTTGCCTTAGATAAGTTAGATAAAATTGGCGAAGACGGCGTAAAGAAAGAAATGCTAGAAAAAGGGATTTCAGAAGAAGCGATTGTAAAAGTGCAACCGTTATTCAATTTTACAGGTTCAATTACTGAAAAAATAGAAAAACTAGCCGCTTTACTTTCAACTTCTGAAGAAGGAATGAAAGGAGTAGAGGAGTTGACTTTTATCTGCGAAAATGTTACCGAATTAGGTTTGCAAACTGCCAACTTAGATTTAGATGTTACACTTGCACGAGGATTAAACTATTACACAGGTGCTATCTTTGAAGTAGCTGCGCCAAAAGGTGTTGCAATGGGTTCAATAGGTGGCGGTGGTCGTTACGACGATTTAACTGGAATTTTCGGATTGAAAAACATGAGTGGCGTAGGAATTTCTTTCGGTTTAGACCGAATTGCATTGGTAATTGAAGAACTACAATTATTTCCTGAAACCGTTACAGCAACTTCAAAAGCTTTGTTTTTAAACTTTGGTGATACAGAAGCAAAATATGCTATGCAAGCCATTTCACAATTGCGTAAAAACGGAATCAAAGTAGAAATGTATCCTGATAATATCAAGATAGGAAAACAATTTCAACATGCCGATAAACGCGGAATTCCTTTTGCCGTTTTAGTGGGTGAAGATGAAATGAACAATCAACAATATTCTTTGAAGAATTTAGCTTCTGGCGAACAACAAAAAGTAGACTTAGCAACTTTAGTTACTTTGTTGCAATAA
- a CDS encoding ABC transporter permease: MVGLFKENTKIAIDSIRSQALRTSLTVFIIALGITALVGILTVVSALQNTIMNDFASMGANTFSMSQYDFSAEINQNDVEQKVNPIISYPEAKAFQDKYNFPFTSTSLSFTAASNVEVKYGSEKTDPEISIVGVDENFTPNKGLIVAKGRNFNSFDIENNNFVCILGSDFEKGLFKDRNPLDKIISIRGAKFKVIGVLKEKGSTFGNSQDLRVLIPNQLARSIFSAPNINYELNVMVNNEALLDEAVDNAIITMRQVRKLNPVEKNNFGIERSDDLIQTLLSNTEVLSLTAWVIGIITVFGSSIALMNIMLVSVSERTREIGIRKALGARSTTIAWQFFTETLVIGQLGGIVGIILGISIGFGIAMAIGFTFTIPWMAMIAAFITTFVVTIVSGVYPAMKASKLDPVEALRHE, from the coding sequence ATGGTAGGATTATTTAAAGAAAATACAAAGATTGCGATTGACTCAATTAGAAGTCAGGCTTTACGAACATCGTTAACTGTTTTTATTATTGCATTAGGAATAACTGCATTAGTAGGAATTCTTACCGTTGTTTCGGCTTTACAAAATACTATTATGAATGATTTTGCTTCAATGGGAGCCAATACATTCTCAATGAGTCAGTATGATTTTTCAGCAGAAATCAATCAAAATGATGTTGAACAAAAAGTAAATCCTATCATCAGTTATCCTGAAGCAAAGGCATTTCAAGACAAATATAATTTCCCATTTACATCAACTTCATTGTCATTTACAGCTGCGTCTAATGTTGAGGTGAAATACGGAAGTGAAAAAACAGATCCAGAAATTTCGATTGTAGGGGTTGACGAAAATTTTACTCCAAATAAAGGGTTAATTGTTGCAAAAGGAAGAAACTTCAATTCTTTTGATATTGAGAACAATAATTTCGTTTGTATTTTGGGTTCAGATTTTGAAAAAGGATTATTTAAAGACCGAAATCCATTAGATAAAATCATTTCAATAAGAGGTGCAAAATTTAAAGTAATTGGTGTTTTAAAAGAAAAAGGTTCAACCTTTGGAAACAGTCAAGATTTACGTGTTTTAATTCCAAATCAATTGGCGCGATCTATATTTTCTGCTCCAAATATCAATTATGAATTAAATGTAATGGTCAATAACGAAGCGTTATTAGATGAAGCTGTTGATAATGCTATAATTACAATGCGTCAGGTTAGAAAACTGAATCCGGTTGAAAAAAATAACTTTGGAATTGAAAGAAGTGATGATTTAATTCAAACATTATTATCAAATACAGAAGTTTTAAGTCTTACCGCTTGGGTTATTGGTATTATTACGGTTTTTGGTTCTTCGATTGCATTAATGAATATTATGTTAGTTTCGGTATCGGAGAGAACGCGAGAAATAGGAATTAGAAAAGCATTAGGAGCAAGAAGTACTACTATAGCTTGGCAATTTTTCACAGAAACATTGGTAATTGGTCAACTTGGTGGAATTGTTGGGATTATTCTAGGAATATCAATTGGATTTGGAATTGCTATGGCTATTGGCTTCACTTTTACCATTCCGTGGATGGCAATGATTGCTGCGTTCATAACCACATTTGTAGTAACTATAGTTTCTGGTGTTTATCCTGCAATGAAAGCTTCAAAATTAGATCCTGTTGAGGCGCTGAGACATGAATAA
- the prmC gene encoding peptide chain release factor N(5)-glutamine methyltransferase, with product MIIKELKTYFFDELIEIHGQDEVESFFFILTEYLHGLKRIDLALVPNFEISKEEVRKWETIISELKTEKPIQYIIGETWFYDSKFYVNEHTLIPRPETEELVDWIVESQKSKVKSQKIDQDDVISSGVEMQILDIGTGTGCIPISIKKNIPQAEVFAIDISEEALKVAKRNAVENNVEVNFILQNILEVEKLSIINYQLPIKFDVIVSNPPYVRNLEKQEIKKNVLEYEPHLALFVEDNDALLFYRKIAQLAKESLTENGQLFFEINQYLGKETVELLEQLGFKNIELQKDIYGNDRMIKCNL from the coding sequence ATGATAATAAAAGAATTAAAAACATATTTTTTTGATGAATTAATTGAAATTCATGGTCAAGATGAAGTCGAGAGTTTCTTTTTCATCTTAACCGAATATTTACATGGATTAAAACGAATTGATTTGGCTTTGGTTCCTAATTTTGAAATTTCTAAAGAAGAGGTTCGAAAATGGGAAACTATAATCTCAGAATTAAAAACCGAAAAACCCATTCAATATATCATTGGTGAAACGTGGTTTTATGATTCAAAATTCTACGTTAACGAACATACTTTAATTCCTCGTCCCGAAACGGAAGAACTAGTCGATTGGATTGTGGAAAGTCAAAAGTCAAAAGTCAAAAGTCAAAAGATTGACCAAGATGATGTCATATCGAGCGGAGTCGAGATGCAAATCTTAGATATCGGAACAGGAACAGGTTGTATTCCAATTTCAATTAAAAAAAATATTCCACAAGCAGAAGTTTTTGCCATTGATATTTCAGAAGAAGCTTTGAAAGTAGCAAAGCGAAACGCTGTTGAAAATAATGTAGAAGTAAATTTCATTCTTCAGAACATTTTAGAAGTTGAAAAATTATCAATTATCAATTATCAATTGCCAATTAAATTCGATGTAATCGTTTCAAATCCACCATACGTTCGAAATCTTGAAAAACAAGAAATTAAAAAAAACGTTTTAGAATATGAGCCACATTTAGCTTTGTTTGTAGAAGATAATGATGCTTTACTTTTTTATAGAAAAATTGCGCAATTGGCAAAAGAAAGCTTAACAGAAAACGGACAATTGTTTTTTGAAATCAATCAGTATTTAGGCAAAGAAACGGTTGAATTATTGGAACAATTAGGTTTTAAAAACATTGAACTACAAAAAGATATTTACGGAAATGACAGAATGATAAAATGTAATTTATAG
- a CDS encoding GNAT family N-acetyltransferase, with product MLIREIQQKDNKQIAHVIREIFHELDAPKVGTAYADPILDTLFEVYQDKRTKYFVVEKNGIVVGGCGIAPLENGDASVCELQKMYFSSEIRGRGYAELIIEKCLNFAKETGFEMCYLETLSFMTAAQKLYKRIGFENIDGPMGNTGHNSCQVWMTKKI from the coding sequence ATGTTGATTAGAGAAATCCAACAAAAAGATAATAAACAAATTGCACATGTAATTCGAGAAATTTTCCATGAATTAGATGCGCCAAAAGTGGGTACTGCTTATGCTGATCCTATTTTAGATACTTTATTTGAAGTGTATCAAGACAAAAGAACTAAATATTTCGTAGTTGAAAAGAACGGAATTGTTGTTGGCGGTTGCGGAATTGCTCCTTTAGAAAACGGAGATGCTTCTGTTTGTGAATTGCAAAAAATGTACTTTTCTTCTGAAATTAGAGGAAGGGGTTATGCAGAATTGATAATTGAAAAATGTTTGAATTTTGCCAAAGAAACAGGTTTTGAAATGTGCTATTTAGAAACGCTTTCGTTTATGACTGCTGCACAAAAATTGTATAAGAGAATTGGTTTTGAGAATATTGATGGACCAATGGGAAACACAGGTCATAACAGTTGCCAAGTTTGGATGACTAAAAAAATATAG